One segment of Variovorax sp. PAMC28562 DNA contains the following:
- a CDS encoding ABC transporter substrate-binding protein — MTRHWTLIPTPINRRRALHGVAAAIALPALSLGAQTRPLLKAGDQKGGLRALLEAANALDGVTYDIQWSEFPAAAPLAEALNAHAVDLGPIGDAPLVFALAAGARVKAIGVSRSDSYGTAVLVRPDSPLKTAADLRSKSIATNRGSIGHYVALKGIIRAGLKPEDVTFRFLAPPDAKLALTQGSVDAWATWEPYTALAETTGHSRVLVNGRSLLPGLGFVAATESAIAAKRPVLQDFMQRLTRAQLWSYRNVDAYSATMARIIGIPVEAARLQFERRQQKWVAVDAKVISDQQGTADFYQQVGLIKQHLDVRAIFDPGFEVVAG, encoded by the coding sequence ATGACCCGCCACTGGACTTTGATTCCGACCCCGATCAATCGCCGTCGTGCGCTCCATGGCGTGGCAGCCGCCATCGCGCTACCGGCCCTTTCTCTCGGAGCGCAAACGCGTCCGTTGCTGAAAGCCGGCGACCAAAAAGGCGGCCTGCGCGCCTTGCTCGAAGCCGCCAACGCGCTCGACGGTGTGACCTACGACATTCAGTGGTCGGAGTTCCCCGCGGCTGCACCGTTGGCCGAAGCGCTCAACGCGCATGCGGTCGACCTCGGCCCCATCGGCGATGCACCGCTGGTCTTTGCGCTGGCGGCGGGCGCGCGCGTGAAGGCCATCGGTGTCAGTCGCTCGGATTCCTACGGCACGGCAGTGCTCGTGCGGCCAGACTCACCGTTGAAGACGGCGGCCGATCTCAGGAGCAAGAGCATCGCGACCAACCGCGGATCGATCGGGCACTACGTGGCGCTCAAGGGGATCATCCGGGCCGGCCTTAAGCCCGAAGACGTGACCTTTCGCTTCCTGGCCCCGCCCGATGCCAAGCTCGCGCTGACCCAAGGCTCCGTCGATGCTTGGGCGACGTGGGAACCGTATACCGCGCTGGCCGAAACCACGGGGCACTCACGCGTGTTGGTGAACGGTCGCAGCCTGCTGCCTGGTCTTGGCTTCGTCGCCGCGACCGAGTCGGCCATCGCCGCCAAGCGGCCAGTGCTGCAAGACTTCATGCAGCGCCTGACGCGAGCGCAACTCTGGTCGTACCGCAACGTCGATGCCTACTCGGCAACGATGGCACGCATCATCGGCATTCCGGTGGAGGCGGCCAGGCTGCAGTTCGAACGGCGCCAGCAGAAATGGGTCGCGGTCGATGCCAAGGTCATTTCCGACCAGCAGGGCACGGCCGATTTCTATCAGCAGGTCGGGCTCATCAAGCAGCACCTCGACGTCAGAGCCATCTTCGATCCGGGCTTCGAAGTTGTTGCAGGTTGA
- a CDS encoding ATP-binding protein: protein MTSPTEAVGAGRFDDASGLKNMQQLIQLRWIAVVGQLVTIEVVYYGFGISLPINLMLAVLAGLTAFNLASLLRWRVPRAVTKTELFVSLLVDVGALTAQLYLSGGVTNPFVFLYLLQVTLGAVLLDAWSVRTMVGITTACFVGLAVFGRPLPLSSDLSHGLSSPYLQGMLICFALNAGLLVVFITRINGNLRERDARLSDLRQRATEEEHIVRMGLLASGAAHELGTPLATLAVILGDWRRMPAFTADAELLQEVGEMQAQVQRCKTIVSGILLSAGEARGESSVKTTICTFLDDLAEEWRTTRNSRVFVYRNLFAPDMPMVSDSALKQMVCNVLDNAIEASPHGVGLDVTHDVAANALTLTVTDAGPGFPREMLAQFGKPYQSSKGRTGGGLGLFLVVNVARTLGGSVVARNRPEGGAVVTITLPLAAITLEEEDEEDHDDDDGN, encoded by the coding sequence ATGACGAGCCCCACGGAAGCTGTCGGTGCGGGACGTTTCGACGATGCCAGCGGCTTGAAGAACATGCAGCAGCTGATCCAGTTGCGCTGGATCGCGGTGGTCGGCCAACTTGTCACGATCGAAGTCGTGTACTACGGCTTCGGCATCAGTCTGCCGATTAACCTCATGCTCGCCGTGCTGGCCGGCCTCACCGCGTTCAACCTTGCGAGCCTGTTGCGCTGGCGTGTGCCGCGAGCGGTCACCAAGACCGAACTCTTCGTCTCACTGCTGGTCGACGTCGGCGCCCTGACTGCACAGCTCTACCTGAGCGGCGGTGTCACCAATCCCTTTGTTTTTCTGTACCTGCTGCAGGTCACCCTGGGAGCCGTACTGCTCGATGCGTGGTCCGTCCGCACGATGGTCGGCATTACCACTGCGTGTTTCGTCGGCCTTGCGGTGTTTGGCCGGCCCCTGCCGCTTTCCTCCGACCTGAGCCACGGTCTGTCCAGCCCGTACCTGCAGGGCATGTTGATCTGCTTTGCGCTGAATGCGGGCTTGCTGGTGGTCTTTATCACACGCATCAACGGCAATTTGCGCGAGCGCGATGCGCGGCTGTCAGACCTGCGCCAGCGTGCCACCGAAGAAGAGCACATCGTGCGCATGGGCCTGCTCGCATCGGGTGCGGCGCACGAACTCGGCACGCCGCTCGCCACGCTGGCCGTGATCCTCGGCGACTGGCGGCGCATGCCGGCTTTCACAGCCGATGCCGAGCTGTTGCAGGAGGTCGGCGAAATGCAGGCACAGGTGCAGCGCTGCAAGACCATCGTGAGCGGCATCCTGCTGTCGGCCGGCGAAGCGCGTGGCGAGTCGTCCGTCAAGACGACCATCTGCACCTTCCTCGACGACCTGGCCGAAGAGTGGCGCACCACGCGCAACAGCCGCGTCTTCGTCTACCGCAACCTCTTCGCGCCCGACATGCCGATGGTGTCGGACTCGGCCCTGAAGCAGATGGTGTGCAACGTCCTCGACAACGCCATCGAGGCTTCGCCGCACGGCGTGGGCCTGGACGTGACGCACGATGTCGCAGCCAACGCATTGACGTTGACGGTCACCGATGCGGGTCCCGGGTTCCCGCGAGAAATGCTGGCCCAGTTCGGCAAGCCTTACCAGTCGAGCAAGGGACGTACCGGCGGCGGACTCGGGCTGTTCCTCGTCGTCAACGTGGCGCGCACGCTGGGTGGCAGCGTGGTGGCGCGCAACCGGCCCGAAGGCGGTGCCGTGGTGACGATCACCTTGCCTCTGGCAGCGATCACCCTCGAAGAAGAAGACGAAGAAGATCACGACGATGACGATGGAAACTGA
- a CDS encoding SURF1 family protein, whose product MAWKLDLIERVNQRVHLPATSPPTMAQWAEVNNSDDEYRHVKLRGEFLYERETLVQASTKLGSGFWVLTPLRRTDGSAILVNRGFVPPDEVDRAKRKTTESVGEVDVTGLLRMTEPRGGFLRHNDPAANRWFSRDVAAIATARNVADAAPFFVDEDAPSTETDLQWPRAGLTVIAFYNNHLVYVFTWFALALMTALAGWWFVREERTPRLG is encoded by the coding sequence TTGGCCTGGAAGCTCGATCTGATTGAACGGGTCAACCAGCGTGTTCACCTCCCTGCCACCTCACCGCCGACAATGGCGCAGTGGGCGGAAGTGAACAATTCCGATGACGAGTACAGGCACGTGAAGCTCAGAGGAGAGTTTCTGTACGAGCGCGAAACTTTAGTCCAAGCCAGTACCAAACTCGGAAGCGGTTTTTGGGTGCTGACGCCTTTGCGCCGCACCGACGGTAGCGCGATCCTCGTCAATCGCGGGTTCGTGCCACCCGACGAAGTCGATCGTGCAAAGCGCAAGACCACCGAATCCGTCGGCGAGGTCGATGTCACGGGCCTGCTGCGCATGACCGAACCCCGTGGCGGTTTCCTGAGACACAACGACCCTGCCGCTAACCGCTGGTTCTCGCGCGATGTGGCGGCCATCGCGACTGCGCGCAACGTGGCCGATGCAGCACCTTTTTTTGTCGACGAAGATGCCCCGTCGACAGAGACTGACCTTCAATGGCCCCGCGCGGGTCTCACCGTGATTGCGTTCTACAACAACCATCTGGTCTACGTGTTCACCTGGTTTGCGCTGGCGCTAATGACCGCTCTCGCTGGCTGGTGGTTCGTCCGCGAAGAACGCACACCACGCCTCGGCTGA
- the cyoC gene encoding cytochrome o ubiquinol oxidase subunit III, with protein MAEKVSTPANLRFFVAEEVHPENGTLLGFWLYLMSDCLIFAVLFAVYAVLGRNYAAGPSGADLFDLPLVALNTSMLLLSSITYGFAMLEMQRKRLRPVLAWLAVTGLLGAAFIGLELYEFAHLIHEGAGPQRSAFLSSFFTLVGTHGLHVAFGIVWLVTLMVQVSRGGLILENRRRLMCLSMFWHFLDVVWIGVFTFVYLMGSLQ; from the coding sequence ATGGCTGAAAAAGTCAGTACGCCCGCCAATCTGCGATTTTTCGTAGCCGAAGAGGTACACCCGGAAAACGGCACGTTGCTCGGTTTCTGGCTCTACCTGATGAGCGACTGCCTCATCTTTGCCGTGCTGTTCGCGGTCTATGCGGTGCTGGGCCGCAACTACGCCGCCGGCCCCTCGGGCGCAGACCTGTTCGACCTGCCGCTGGTGGCGCTGAACACTTCGATGCTGCTGCTGTCGTCCATCACCTATGGCTTTGCCATGCTCGAGATGCAGCGCAAGCGGCTGCGACCGGTGTTGGCCTGGCTCGCGGTTACCGGCCTGCTGGGCGCCGCCTTCATCGGCCTTGAACTGTATGAATTCGCGCACCTCATCCACGAAGGCGCTGGACCCCAACGCAGCGCATTCTTGTCGTCGTTCTTCACGCTGGTCGGCACGCACGGCTTGCACGTGGCCTTCGGTATCGTCTGGCTCGTGACGCTCATGGTCCAGGTATCGCGCGGCGGCCTGATCCTGGAGAACCGTCGGCGACTGATGTGCCTTTCGATGTTCTGGCACTTCCTGGACGTCGTCTGGATCGGCGTCTTCACCTTTGTCTATCTGATGGGATCCCTGCAATGA
- a CDS encoding response regulator transcription factor — protein METERLLLIIEDDAAFARTLGRSFERRGYAVMLATSLDSALALVEGDGHEGNDETSGRTPGYAVVDLKLNGEASGLACVRALHAHDPDMLIVVLTGFASIATAVEAIKLGACYYLAKPSNTDDIEAAFGRAAGNAEVELTNRSSSIKTLEWERIHETLAQTGFNISETARRLGMHRRTLARKLEKQQVK, from the coding sequence ATGGAAACTGAACGCCTGCTGCTCATCATCGAAGACGACGCCGCCTTCGCCCGGACGCTCGGCCGCTCCTTCGAGCGGCGCGGCTACGCTGTGATGCTCGCGACGAGCCTCGATTCGGCGCTTGCGCTGGTGGAAGGCGATGGTCATGAGGGCAACGACGAAACGTCGGGCCGAACGCCCGGCTACGCCGTGGTCGACCTCAAGCTGAACGGCGAAGCATCGGGCCTGGCCTGCGTTCGCGCGCTGCATGCGCACGACCCCGACATGCTCATCGTGGTGCTGACCGGCTTCGCCAGCATCGCGACCGCTGTCGAGGCCATCAAGCTCGGTGCCTGCTACTACCTGGCGAAACCGTCGAACACCGATGACATCGAGGCCGCCTTCGGCCGAGCGGCGGGCAATGCCGAAGTCGAACTGACCAACCGCTCATCGTCGATCAAGACCCTCGAATGGGAGCGCATTCACGAGACGCTGGCACAGACCGGCTTCAACATCTCGGAGACCGCGCGGCGGCTCGGAATGCACCGCCGCACGCTGGCGCGCAAGCTCGAGAAGCAGCAGGTCAAGTAA
- the cyoD gene encoding cytochrome o ubiquinol oxidase subunit IV codes for MSAHIEATSPHGPHDGHHEDDAGGPHSTFNGYMTGFVLAVILTAIPFAIVMGKVFDKSSTTAFVILALAAVQIVVHMIYFLHMSTKTEGGWSLLALVFTLVLVVITLSGSIWVMYHLNYNMMPPSMQEMKNMP; via the coding sequence ATGAGCGCACACATCGAAGCAACTTCACCTCACGGACCGCACGACGGACACCACGAAGACGACGCTGGTGGTCCGCACAGCACATTCAACGGGTACATGACCGGATTCGTGCTGGCGGTCATCCTGACTGCGATCCCGTTCGCGATCGTCATGGGCAAGGTATTCGACAAGTCGAGCACCACGGCATTCGTCATCCTTGCATTGGCTGCGGTTCAGATCGTCGTTCACATGATTTACTTCCTGCACATGAGCACCAAGACAGAAGGCGGGTGGTCGTTGCTGGCGCTGGTCTTCACGTTGGTGCTGGTCGTGATCACGCTCAGCGGCTCGATCTGGGTGATGTACCACCTGAACTACAACATGATGCCGCCGTCCATGCAGGAAATGAAGAACATGCCTTGA